In one Pseudarthrobacter oxydans genomic region, the following are encoded:
- the lysS gene encoding lysine--tRNA ligase — translation MTSQNTPAPKNAPEPLDASEQMRIRMEKRAKLIERGTEAYPVGVERTHSLAEIREKYAHLEADDTTGDTVGVTGRVVFIRNTGKLCFATLQEGGTDGKGTRLQAMLSLANVGEEALADWKALVDLGDHVFIKGEVISSRRGELSVMAESWSMASKALRPLPVLHAELNEETRVRQRYVDLMVRDEAREMVYTRAAITRSIRETLFRHSYVEVETPILNLVHGGALARPFETHMNAFDQKMTLRIATELYLKRAVVGGIDRVYDMGRVFRNEGVDSTHSPEFTTLECYEAWADQFVMAERIKEIILDAADAVGAGRVLQTDAGEINLDGEWAWLAVYPGLSDAVGQEVTPDTPLEVLRDIAAKHEVKVDPKWDAEKLAVELFGEIVEPTLLNPTFVYDYPPSAQPLARPHREDGRLIEAWDLIIGGMERGTAFSELIDPVIQRERLTEQSRHAAAGDDEAMQLDEDFLRALEYGAPPMGGIGLGIDRLVMLFTGAGIRETILFPLLKPEGH, via the coding sequence GTGACTTCCCAAAACACCCCCGCGCCCAAGAACGCCCCAGAGCCCCTCGACGCCAGCGAGCAGATGCGGATCCGCATGGAGAAGCGCGCCAAACTGATCGAGCGCGGCACCGAGGCGTACCCGGTGGGCGTGGAGCGGACGCACTCCCTCGCCGAAATCCGCGAGAAGTACGCCCACCTTGAGGCGGACGACACCACGGGGGACACCGTGGGAGTCACCGGCCGCGTGGTGTTTATCCGCAACACCGGCAAGCTGTGCTTCGCCACCCTCCAGGAGGGCGGCACCGACGGCAAGGGAACCCGGCTCCAGGCCATGCTGAGCCTCGCCAACGTGGGCGAAGAGGCGCTCGCGGACTGGAAGGCCCTGGTTGACCTCGGCGACCACGTGTTCATCAAGGGCGAGGTCATCTCCTCCCGCCGCGGCGAACTGTCCGTCATGGCAGAGTCCTGGTCCATGGCCTCCAAGGCGCTCCGCCCGCTGCCGGTGCTGCACGCGGAACTGAACGAAGAGACCCGTGTCCGCCAGCGCTACGTGGACCTGATGGTCCGCGACGAAGCCCGCGAAATGGTCTACACCCGCGCCGCCATCACCCGCTCCATCCGCGAAACACTCTTCCGCCACAGCTACGTGGAGGTGGAGACCCCCATCCTCAACCTGGTCCACGGCGGCGCGCTGGCGCGTCCGTTCGAGACCCACATGAACGCCTTCGACCAGAAGATGACCCTGCGCATCGCCACCGAGCTCTACCTCAAGCGCGCTGTAGTGGGCGGGATCGACCGCGTCTACGACATGGGCCGCGTGTTCCGCAACGAGGGCGTGGACTCCACCCACAGCCCGGAGTTCACCACCCTTGAGTGCTACGAGGCGTGGGCTGACCAGTTCGTGATGGCCGAGCGCATCAAGGAGATCATCCTCGACGCCGCCGACGCCGTGGGTGCCGGACGTGTCCTCCAGACGGACGCCGGGGAGATTAACCTCGACGGCGAGTGGGCCTGGCTTGCCGTGTACCCGGGGCTTTCCGACGCCGTTGGCCAGGAAGTCACGCCGGATACTCCGCTGGAGGTGCTCCGCGACATCGCCGCAAAGCACGAGGTCAAGGTGGACCCGAAGTGGGATGCCGAGAAGCTCGCTGTTGAGTTGTTCGGCGAGATCGTGGAGCCCACGCTGCTGAACCCCACCTTCGTCTACGATTACCCGCCGTCCGCCCAGCCGCTGGCCCGTCCGCACCGCGAGGACGGCCGCCTGATCGAAGCCTGGGACCTCATCATCGGCGGAATGGAACGCGGCACCGCCTTCTCCGAGCTGATCGACCCCGTTATCCAGCGCGAACGCCTGACCGAGCAGTCACGCCATGCGGCCGCCGGGGACGACGAGGCAATGCAGCTGGACGAGGACTTCCTGCGTGCCCTTGAGTACGGTGCTCCGCCGATGGGCGGAATCGGACTGGGGATCGACCGGCTCGTCATGTTGTTCACGGGCGCCGGAATCCGCGAAACGATTCTGTTCCCGTTGCTCAAGCCGGAAGGGCACTGA
- a CDS encoding alpha/beta hydrolase has translation MKEQVLPTHDGGRLALYSYGTEDAPGDRRVLLIGGAFLTALIYRPFSVALAKGLGDGWAVDVYDRRGRGSSSEQPADYSMATEIADVRTVLDATGARNILGHSLSGSVALNAVQEFTGTAYVPDKLAVYDAAVNIDGSIDTGWLDGFEDAVNNGKVGHALAHMKKATKPGSALARIPEPVLAGLMAVLSRTKVNRMFQEVMPSGVGELRAAYKEADHARDFSVLPANTHFMAGGKSPGYYKATAERLHAAVPGSTYELSPKCFHGSIPAAVGELVTDISTYFKG, from the coding sequence GTGAAAGAACAGGTACTTCCAACGCACGACGGCGGCCGGCTGGCTTTGTACAGCTACGGCACCGAAGATGCGCCGGGAGACCGCCGGGTGCTGCTGATCGGCGGGGCCTTCCTCACCGCCCTGATCTATCGGCCCTTTTCCGTGGCCCTGGCGAAGGGCCTCGGCGACGGGTGGGCCGTTGACGTGTATGACCGCCGCGGGCGCGGAAGCTCGTCGGAACAGCCAGCGGACTACTCCATGGCCACCGAGATCGCGGATGTGCGCACGGTCCTGGACGCCACGGGCGCTAGGAACATCCTGGGCCACAGCCTGAGCGGATCCGTGGCCCTCAACGCGGTCCAGGAGTTCACCGGCACCGCGTACGTGCCGGACAAGCTTGCGGTGTACGACGCCGCCGTGAACATCGACGGCAGCATCGACACCGGCTGGCTGGACGGGTTCGAGGACGCCGTGAACAACGGCAAGGTGGGCCATGCCCTGGCCCACATGAAGAAGGCCACCAAACCGGGTTCGGCTTTGGCGAGGATCCCCGAGCCCGTCCTTGCCGGGCTGATGGCCGTGCTGTCGCGGACCAAGGTGAACCGGATGTTCCAGGAAGTCATGCCCAGCGGGGTGGGCGAGCTCCGGGCCGCCTACAAGGAGGCGGACCATGCCAGGGACTTCAGCGTGCTTCCTGCCAACACCCACTTCATGGCGGGCGGCAAGAGTCCCGGCTATTACAAGGCAACGGCCGAGCGGCTGCACGCTGCGGTCCCCGGCAGCACCTACGAGCTCTCCCCCAAGTGCTTCCACGGTTCCATCCCGGCTGCCGTGGGCGAACTGGTCACCGACATTTCCACGTACTTCAAGGGCTAG
- a CDS encoding Lsr2 family protein, whose protein sequence is MAQKVNIILVDDLDGGSADENVKFGLDGTNYEIDLSAANAAELRSSLERFVAAARKTSGGRPARAKAASGGRSHDSAQIRQWARENGYTVNSRGRIQAEIQEAYQKAHS, encoded by the coding sequence ATGGCACAGAAAGTAAACATCATCCTCGTTGATGATCTGGATGGGGGATCCGCAGACGAGAATGTGAAGTTTGGCCTTGACGGGACGAACTACGAGATCGATCTTTCGGCGGCAAACGCCGCTGAACTTCGTTCTTCGCTGGAACGTTTTGTTGCAGCCGCACGGAAAACTTCCGGCGGCCGCCCGGCCCGGGCCAAGGCGGCATCGGGGGGACGCAGCCACGACTCTGCACAGATTAGGCAATGGGCCCGCGAAAACGGCTACACGGTTAACAGCCGCGGCCGAATTCAGGCTGAAATCCAGGAAGCCTACCAAAAGGCCCATTCCTAG